A genome region from Hevea brasiliensis isolate MT/VB/25A 57/8 chromosome 7, ASM3005281v1, whole genome shotgun sequence includes the following:
- the LOC131181406 gene encoding protein CROWDED NUCLEI 4-like, translating into MTSIEKALHEMHAESAETKALHEMHAESAETKFAAECKLADARRMVEVAQKKYMDSEAKLLAAEALQAEASQYRRAAERKLKEVEAREDDLGRRVTAFKADCDAKEKEIVIERQTLSERRKVLWQEHERLLDGQALLNQREDYVASKCQELNRLEKELENSKTRIEKELRDLHDKKSNLELTVASSTQREAAVIEREALLNKREQELLDFQEKLTGKESVEIRKVIANHEIVLKTRKSELEAELEMNCKLVEDEIEAKRRAWELRELDLKRREDMLSDREHDLEVQSRTLADEEKDVAEKMNILDERERSLIAAEKDSELRRALLQQEKEEINKIKLELQESLNSLEDKKKQIDCAKEKLETMACETNELSVLEMKLKEEVDMVRAQKLELMAEEDRLKVEKAKFETEWELIDEKREELRMEDEHIVEERQAVCRLLKDERDSLILEKETIREQHERDVESLNHEREEFMNKMEYEHSVWFNKIPKEHTDFLLGIEMQKIELESIIEKRREEIESYLRDQVKAFEIEKKIELQHIVSLKEKAAKELEQVGFEMKKLDSERTEINLDRERRDREWAVLNKSIEELKDQTQKLEKQRELLHTEREGVCAQIEHLKRLEDLKLMLDNMEVAKIQQSNMESSLQKISAIRYLRSHSSVKDTDLVSHEREDTTNNGKRLDSPSMQKSVVDSARFSWIKRCTELIFKSSPEKPLLKSEEKSLISNNDDAILASAGKLYSSSGYHGQKLKSIESSGNRQPMRYAIGEPEVTPEPPEDETAKGKRDKESETKKDANEEIAPSFSEQARPAGRKRRVKNSPLDVSTDPEPEQRQNIKRRRQQKFNPFSIVSVTSTKINAPEDQHLTEGAEDADVVIAERIIKIFYQ; encoded by the exons ATGACAAGT ATTGAGAAGGCCTTGCATGAGATGCATGCTGAATCTGCTGAAACCAAGGCCTTGCATGAGATGCATGCTGAATCTGCTGAAACCAAGTTTGCTGCTGAATGTAAATTGGCTGATGCACGTAGGATGGTTGAAGTTGCGCAGAAAAAATACATGGATTCTGAGGCAAAACTGCTTGCTGCAGAAGCTTTACAAGCAGAAGCTAGCCAGTATCGTCGAGCTGCAgaaagaaagctcaaggaagttGAAGCACGTGAAGATGATCTTGGCAGGCGTGTCACCGCTTTCAAAGCTGA TTGTGATGCAAAAGAGAAGGAGATTGTTATTGAGAGACAAACTTTGAGTGAGAGACGGAAAGTTCTGTGGCAGGAACATGAAAGGTTACTTGATGGACAAGCTTTGCTGAATCAGAGGGAGGATTATGTTGCTAGCAAATGTCAAGAGCTAAATCGTCTGGAAAAGGAGTTGGAGAACTCAAAAACAAGGATTGAGAAGGAACTTAGAGACTTGCATGACAAGAAATCCAACTTGGAGCTGACTGTGGCTTCCTCGACTCAAAGAGAAGCa GCTGTTATTGAGAGGGAAGCTCTACTAAACAAGAGagagcaagagttacttgattttCAAGAAAAACTGACAGGCAAGGAATCT GTTGAAATTCGGAAAGTTATTGCCAATCATGAGATTGTTCTGAAAACAAGAAAGTCAGAATTAGAAGCTGAGTTGGAGATGAACTGCAAATTGGTGGAAGATGAAATTGAGGCCAAGAGACGAGCttgggaattgagggagttggaTCTTAAACGACGGGAGGACATGTTGAGTGACAGGGAACATGACTTAGAGGTTCAGTCAAGGACGTTGGCTGATGAGGAGAAAGATGTGGCAGAGAAGATGAATATTCTTGATGAGAGAGAAAGAAGTCTTATTGCTGCTGAGAAGGACAGTGAATTAAGGAGAGCACTTCTAcagcaagaaaaagaagagatTAACAAAATAAAGTTAGAACTCCAGGAGTCTTTGAATTCCTTAGAAGACAAAAAGAAACAAATTGATTGTGCAAAGGAGAAACTTGAGACTATGGCATGTGAAACAAATGAGCTCTCGGttttggagatgaaacttaaagAAGAGGTTGATATGGTCAGGGCTCAGAAATTGGAACTTATGGCTGAAGAAGACAGATTGAAGGTTGAAAAGGCTAAGTTTGAAACTGAATGGGAGTTGATTGATGAAAAAAGGGAAGAACTGCGGATGGAAGATGAGCATATAGTTGAGGAGAGGCAAGCTGTTTGTAGGTTACTCAAGGATGAGCGGGATAGCCTAATACTAGAGAAGGAAACAATTCGAGAACAACATGAGCGAGATGTTGAGTCGCTTAACCATGAACGGGAGGAATTCATGAACAAGATGGAGTATGAGCATTCAGTGTGGTTCAACAAAATTCCGAAGGAACATACAGATTTCTTGTTGGGTATTGAAATGCAGAAGATAGAGCTGGAGAGCATTATAGAGAAAAGGCGAGAAGAGATAGAAAGTTATTTAAGGGATCAAGTGAAAGCCTTTGAGATAGAAAAGAAAATTGAACTTCAACATATTGTTTCTCttaaggagaaagcagcaaaaGAGTTGGAGCAGGTTGGTTTCGAAATGAAGAAGCTTGATTCTGAGAGAACAGAGATAAATTTAGACCGTGAGCGAAGGGACAGGGAATGGGCTGTGCTGAATAAATCCATTGAGGAACTTAAGGATCAAACTCAGAAATTGGAAAAACAGAGGGAATTATTACATACAGAAAGAGAGGGGGTTTGTGCTCAGATTGAACACCTGAAAAGATTGGAAGATTTGAAGCTTATGTTGGATAACATGGAAGTGGCTAAGATACAACAGTCAAACATGGAGTCTAGCCTGCAGAAAATCTCTGCAATAAGATATTTGAGAAGTCACTCCTCTGTAAAAGATACTGATCTGGTTTCACATGAAAGAGAAGATACTACAAACAATGGAAAAAGACTTGATTCTCCATCTATGCAAAAATCAGTTGTTGATTCTGCTCGTTTCTCTTGGATCAAACGTTGCACTGAACTGATATTCAAAAGTTCTCCTGAGAAGCCCTTGTTGAAGAGTGAAGAAAAGTCTCTGATATCCAATAATGATGATGCAATTTTGGCTTCTGCTGGCAAATTGTATTCTTCCAGTGGATATCATGGACAAAAGCTGAAATCAATCGAGAGTTCTGGCAACAGACAGCCAATGAGATATGCTATTGGTGAACCAGAGGTGACACCTGAACCCCCTGAAGATGAAACTGCCAAGGGAAAACGTGATAAAGAATCTGAAACAAAGAAAGATGCTAATGAAGAGATTGCTCCCTCATTTTCTGAACAAGCACGTCCTGCTGGAAGGAAAAGGAGAGTTAAAAACTCTCCTTTGGATGTTTCTACTGATCCCGAGCCAGAGCAAAGACAGAACATTAAAAGGAGGAGGCAACAAAAG